The following proteins come from a genomic window of Malus sylvestris chromosome 4, drMalSylv7.2, whole genome shotgun sequence:
- the LOC126619100 gene encoding coniferyl alcohol acyltransferase-like has product MGKGEFKVTMTNQEVVVAALPLQEYWLPLSNLDLLLPPLDVGVFFCYKNKQSMSFGSMFGVLKKAMAQALVTFYAFSGEVVPNSDGEPEILCNNRGVDFTEAFADIELKELNFYDPDQSIEGKLVPKKKHGVLAVQVTELNCGGVVVACTFDHRIADAYSTNMFLVSWAEMAQSKSLTIQPTFRRSLLNPRRPGHIDPSLNDMYVPVTALPPPSKGRTTDDHDHLISRIYYITSEQLENLQALATSNGYKRTKLESFCAFLWKMVAKSDTGNDRVQKLCKMGIVVDGRTRLSEGNYQNDHATPMAAYFGNVLSIPFGGENIEDLTEKPLSWVAEEVHDFLECAVTKEHFLGLIDWVESHRPVPGLAKIYYSGSKEGPAFVVSSGQRFPSSKVDFGWGSPVFGSYHFPWGGSAGYVMPMPSPVGNGDWIVYMHMMKGQMELMEKEAAHVLRPLTFDYLN; this is encoded by the exons ATGGGGAAAGGAGAGTTCAAGGTGACGATGACCAACCAAGAAGTGGTGGTAGCTGCCTTGCCACTGCAAGAGTATTGGCTACCACTCTCCAACCTTGACTTGCTTTTGCCACCTTTGGACGTGGGAGTTTTCTTTTGCTACAAAAATAAGCAAAGCATGAGCTTTGGGTCCATGTTTGGGGTTTTGAAGAAGGCCATGGCTCAAGCTCTTGTGACTTTCTACGCCTTCTCTGGTGAGGTGGTGCCGAACTCTGACGGGGAGCCTGAGATTCTATGCAACAACCGTGGCGTTGATTTCACCGAAGCGTTTGCAGATATTGAGCTTAAGGAGCTCAACTTTTATGACCCTGATCAGAGCATTGAGGGCAAACTGGTGCCCAAGAAGAAGCATGGCGTCTTGGCTGTCCAG GTAACTGAGCTCAACTGTGGTGGTGTGGTGGTGGCATGCACGTTTGATCATCGCATAGCAGATGCCTACTCAACCAACATGTTTCTGGTCTCATGGGCTGAGATGGCTCAGTCCAAATCCCTCACTATCCAACCAACTTTTCGTCGTTCTTTGCTTAACCCTCGTCGTCCTGGTCACATCGACCCCTCCCTAAACGACATGTACGTGCCCGTCACGGCGTTGCCGCCTCCCAGTAAAGGCCGTACTACTGATGATCATGACCATCTCATCAGCCGCATATACTATATCACATCCGAGCAGCTTGAAAATCTCCAAGCCCTAGCTACCTCCAATGGCTACAAAAGGACCAAGCTCGAGTCCTTCTGTGCATTCTTGTGGAAAATGGTAGCAAAAAGTGACACTGGTAATGATCGTGTCcaaaaattatgtaaaatggGCATTGTTGTTGATGGACGGACAAGATTAAGTGAGGGAAATTACCAAAACGACCATGCAACTCCAATGGCTGCATACTTTGGAAATGTGCTGTCTATTCCATTTGGTGGGGAAAATATTGAAGACCTAACAGAGAAGCCACTGAGTTGGGTAGCTGAGGAAGTCCATGATTTTTTGGAATGTGCTGTGACCAAGGAACATTTTTTGGGGTTGATAGATTGGGTTGAATCTCATAGACCAGTGCCAGGCTTGGCCAAAATATACTACAGTGGGAGCAAGGAGGGGCCAGCATTTGTTGTGTCGTCCGGCCAACGGTTCCCCAGCTCCAAGGTGGATTTCGGGTGGGGCTCGCCTGTTTTCGGGTCGTACCATTTCCCGTGGGGAGGCAGTGCTGGGTATGTTATGCCAATGCCAAGTCCAGTTGGTAATGGTGACTGGATTGTGTACATGCACATGATGAAGGGGCAGATGGAGTTGATGGAGAAAGAGGCTGCTCATGTGTTAAGGCCCTTGACTTTTGATTATCTTAATTAG